One Limnothrix sp. FACHB-406 genomic window, ACAGCTTGGTAACTGCTAAAAATTTTCTAAAAGATTGAAAAATGCAAGATCTCAAAATGAGTTGATTTTGGTTTTTTTCAAAAAGACAATTTAAAGAATTAAGGTTTCTTAAGGGCAAAAGATCCCAAAAGTTAATCAAAATCCAGTTTCCACTTAACCCTGTCTTTACTGAATAAACCTAGCGTAAAGAGCGTCTATGGCTCTTTGCGGAAGCCGACATGGTGGATGTTGGTTTCTTGGCAAATGGGTCTCGTGCGTCGCTGAATTTATGAGCTTGGCTAGGTTTGCATTGGCCTCAGTTTGCATGGCTGTTCTGAATCCCGTCGCGATCGGGCCTTGGAACTTTGGGAGCGGACTGACTTTGATTGATCAGCCGGCCCTGGCCAACCCCCCCAACCTAACTCTCGAATTGCCGATTTATACCCTGACCGAACAGCGCGATTTAGTGGCCCAAGCCGAACGGATGGCCCAAGCGGCGATCGCGCGGGAATTTCAGCAAAAACCGGCCCTTTCGATGGTTCAGGTTGTGGTGTTGGGCAATCGCCATGGAAATTTAGTGCCCATTTTGACGGTGAGTGTTACCCGATCGCAGTGGCAACAAAACCCACGGGTCAGCGCCTGGACGCAATATTATGCGTCCGGTCGCTTGCTGCAACGGCCGGATCCTCAGCCAGCGGAGCCGCCTGATTCTGTGGTGGCGGCGCAACCGGCTAACCCAACGCAGTCGGGGCAACCGGAAACGGGCCCTCGGGGTGTGGGTGGTCGCGGCGCAACCATTGATCAGGCTTGGGATACGGGTCAAATGACGCGATCGCAAGCTCAGGACTATCTCAGCGACCTCGATTAGGACAGCGGCGAAGACAGCGGCCTCAGCCCCTTCATCAGCCTGTTTCCACCACTCGCATCGCCAGGACTAGGAGAAGACCCGTGATTCACGACAACGGCATCAGCAATCGATCGAACAACCGCCCCTTTGAAGACATTTTGCGCGCCCGCTTGTCCCGCCGAAACCTCTTGGCCCGCAGCGCCATGTTGGGAGCCAGCGGCTTTTTAGCGGCCCTGGCTGGCGACAAACTGCTGGCCCAAGGAGCCGCAGCGGCCACGGGAGCTAACCCCGAAGCCGGTCTGGCCGGTGGGGAATTGTTGGCCCAAGCGCGGAAATTGGTGGACTTCCCGATCGTCCCTGCTGCGGCAGGCTCGGGCCCGGTGCCGGCCATCTCCTCCGCCTATGAGTACGACATTCTGATTCCTTGGGGCAGTCCCTTGCAGGGCCCCGGCCAAGGCCCCAACTACAATGGGGATCCCAACCGTCGCCCCAGCTCGGCCGAACAGGCCCAGCAAATCGGTATTGGCCACGATGGGATGTGGTATTTCCCGTTGGATCAAGGCAATGACAATGGGATGTTGGCCATTAACCACGAGTACGGAACCAACAGCCACGTCATTGGCAAAAACTTGCCCACCAGCCTGGAAGATGTGCGGGTTTCACAGCACGCCCATGGGGTTTCGGTGGTGGAAATTCGGCGGGTACGGGGAGCCAAGTGGCAAGCAGTGCCCAGCCCCCGATCGCGCCGGATCCATGTGAACACCCCCGTCACCTTCAGCGGCCCCGCTGCCAACAGCCCCCTGCTGCGCACCGCTGCCGGTAACCCGCCCTTGGGAACCCTGAACAACTGCGCCAACGGTAAAACCCCTTGGGGCACTTACCTGACCTGCGAAGAAAACTTCAACGGCTACTTTGGCGACAGCACCTACAACGCCCAAACCAAAACGGGCACTTGGAAAACGACCAACGCCCAAAAGCGTTACGGCTTTGCGGCGGCTGGTGCTGGTTATGGCTGGGAACTGTTTGATAAGCGTTTTGACCTGGCCAGCGCTGAACATGCCAATGAAGAAAACCGCTTCGGTTGGGTAGTGGAAATTGACCCCATGAACCCCAACCAAACCCCCGTCAAGCGCACCGCCTTGGGTCGGATTAAGCATGAAGGGGCTGAAGTGGTGGAAGGTCGCGGCGGCCGGATTGTGGTCTACATGGGCGACGACGAGCGCTTTGACTACATCTACAAGTTCGTTTCGGCGGACAACTGGCGATCGATGCGGGCCCGTGGGGTCAGCCCCTTGGACGAAGGCAAGCTCTATGTGGCCAAGTTCAATGACAACGGCACGGGCAGTTGGCTGGAGCTAAACATCAGCAACCCGGCCCTGCGCGGCAAATTCAGCGATCAGGCGGAAGTGTTGACCTATGCCCGGTTGGCGGCGGATGCCCTGGGAGCAACGCCGATGGATCGCCCCGAGTGGATTACGGCTGCGGCGAATGGGCGGGTTTATTGCACCCTGACCAACAACACCCAGCGCAAAGACACGCAGGTGAATGCGGCGAATCCCTTGGGCCCCAACCCCGATGGCCACATCATCAGTTGGCGCGACAGCGATGATTACACGGGCACTAGCTTCACTTGGGATATTTTCATCCTGGCGAAGGATACCCACGGCAACGGCGATGAGCGCACGTTCAGCAGTCCCGATGGTCTGTGGGCGGATCCCGATGGCCGTCTGTTCATTGAAACCGATGGTGCTCAGAAGAAGGGCCTGAATGATCAGTTGTTGGTGGCCAACCTGGAAACGGGTGATATTCGCCGCCTGTTGACGGGGGTTACGGACTGTGAGGTGACGGGCATTACGGTTACGCCCGATCGCCGCACGATGTTTGTGAATCTGCAACACCCTGGGGATGGGAACCCGGCGAAGACCAATTTCCCAGCGCCCCAAGGTAGCGGTCGGATTCCTCGCGATTGCACGCTGGTGATTCGCAAGAAGGACGGCGGCATCATTGGTTCGTAGGCTGGTGAATTCGTCAGTTTCTAGGTTCCAATTGGATTCTTAGGTGTAGGGGGCGATCGATTCCCGATCGCCCTCTGTCATTGCAACCCACCACGAGACGTTCAAGACCATAAAACAAGCTGTTGATGAACCCTCACAGCGCGATCGCACCGGAAATTACCAGGCGATCGCGCTGTTGTTATGCTGGGCGATGGCGCTTGTTTTTGAGGTTGGTTCATGGCCGATCCCGCATCTTTTGGTGTTTCTCAGGTTGTTCCTCAGGTTTGTCTCGATCGCTTCAATGAGGCAGCCCGGTTGGCCGGCGAAGGAGACATTGCCAGCGCCCTTGCCCAATATGAAGCGGTGTTTGCAGACCTGGGCAACCAACCTTCAGGGGTGGTGACCGGACCATTTTTGGCGCTGGTGGAACTGCGCAAGGCCTATTGCCTAATGAGCCTGCGGAACTATGCAGCGGCTCAGGCAATTTTCCAATCACTTGATCGGGGTATGGCCGGGCAGTTGGAAACGGCGGAAATTTTTGATTTCTATCTGGCCTATGGCAATACGTTGGGGCATTTGTCTTTGCTGGAGGAAGCGATCGATCGCTTTGCCCATGCCATGAACGTGGCCACGGAGTATTTACGGGATGCCGAGCGATTTCGCACGGTTTGGTATTGGGTTTTGTATTGGGAAAAATATCACGGCGCTTGGGAGGCGCTGGATGAGCATTGCGCCGATGTGAATGGTTTTGGGCTAGAAAACCAGGATCCGCAATTGCAAATTATGGCGCTGGAGTTTCGGTGTTATGCCGATCGGGCGTTGGGACGATTGGCGGCGGCCCGGCAAGGGGCGGAGGGAATTTTGGCTTGGAAACAGCAAACTCAGGCGGATCCTGCTGAAATTGCCCAATGGGA contains:
- a CDS encoding alkaline phosphatase PhoX, with amino-acid sequence MIHDNGISNRSNNRPFEDILRARLSRRNLLARSAMLGASGFLAALAGDKLLAQGAAAATGANPEAGLAGGELLAQARKLVDFPIVPAAAGSGPVPAISSAYEYDILIPWGSPLQGPGQGPNYNGDPNRRPSSAEQAQQIGIGHDGMWYFPLDQGNDNGMLAINHEYGTNSHVIGKNLPTSLEDVRVSQHAHGVSVVEIRRVRGAKWQAVPSPRSRRIHVNTPVTFSGPAANSPLLRTAAGNPPLGTLNNCANGKTPWGTYLTCEENFNGYFGDSTYNAQTKTGTWKTTNAQKRYGFAAAGAGYGWELFDKRFDLASAEHANEENRFGWVVEIDPMNPNQTPVKRTALGRIKHEGAEVVEGRGGRIVVYMGDDERFDYIYKFVSADNWRSMRARGVSPLDEGKLYVAKFNDNGTGSWLELNISNPALRGKFSDQAEVLTYARLAADALGATPMDRPEWITAAANGRVYCTLTNNTQRKDTQVNAANPLGPNPDGHIISWRDSDDYTGTSFTWDIFILAKDTHGNGDERTFSSPDGLWADPDGRLFIETDGAQKKGLNDQLLVANLETGDIRRLLTGVTDCEVTGITVTPDRRTMFVNLQHPGDGNPAKTNFPAPQGSGRIPRDCTLVIRKKDGGIIGS